The Hyalangium minutum genome has a segment encoding these proteins:
- a CDS encoding type VI secretion system Vgr family protein: protein MAIATAPLAANQAEFEFECGPHPAGELAVLGFTVEETLSAPYQAEIDLVPGPDIVVNGADLLGQDALLTIQLGDGSARFIHGLIGHVRCWDEGSGPERKRCRVRVVPRLWTQRHVRRSRIFQEMTTPDIVKKLLGEAGVEHRLALSGSYPKREYCVQYRESNLDFISRLLEEEGIFYFFEHEQGAHTLVLGDAPSVHEPLIGESRLVFREKGLMVAGAEAVNEFASRLEVQPGAVVLRDYNFLRPSSDLSADASADGADAALEVYDYPGRYEDVGAGRSYSKIRLEELRAKAETAAGSSASRRLTPGYTFELAEHPTGAYDGEYLVLSVAHRGSQPEVLPGTQVRHAGDGHEPYRNHFTCLRKTVPFRPERKTQRPWLPGPQTAVVVGPAGEEIHTDEHGRIKVQFHWDREGKGDDKSSCWIRVSQAWAGPGWGALYLPRIGQEVVVEFLEGDPDRPLVTGSVYNGHHPPPLDLPGEKTKSTLRSNSSPGGGGFNELRFEDAAGSEEVFFHAQKDFNIVVENDKSQQVGGNEKLLVEKDRSREVHGNQSLKVTKDDSSVIGGNQTLDVTKNRSTTVGGNHTESVGGNQSVTVGGAQSVSVALASAENIGLAKAVNIGGAYAVTVGGAMNELVGGLKSEQVGGAKVELVGAKKSETVKGNRTLSVGGDASETVKKKRNLKVDQDHLLNVGGKYQVLAKESYAIQGKELVLAAEDSFTLQVGSATIQVKKDGKVVIKGGKIEVTASGDMVLKASKISEN from the coding sequence ATGGCGATTGCCACTGCGCCGCTGGCGGCGAACCAGGCGGAGTTCGAGTTCGAATGTGGTCCCCACCCGGCCGGGGAGCTGGCCGTGCTGGGCTTCACGGTGGAGGAGACGCTGTCGGCACCCTACCAAGCGGAGATCGACCTGGTGCCGGGGCCGGACATCGTGGTGAACGGGGCGGACCTGCTCGGACAGGACGCGCTGCTGACGATCCAGCTGGGAGACGGCTCGGCGCGCTTCATCCACGGACTCATCGGCCACGTGCGGTGCTGGGACGAGGGCAGCGGCCCGGAGCGCAAGCGGTGCCGGGTGCGCGTGGTGCCACGGCTGTGGACGCAGCGCCACGTGCGCCGCAGTCGCATCTTCCAGGAGATGACCACGCCGGACATCGTGAAGAAGCTCTTGGGCGAGGCGGGCGTGGAGCACCGGCTGGCACTGTCCGGGAGCTACCCCAAGCGCGAGTACTGCGTGCAGTACCGCGAGTCCAACCTGGACTTCATCTCCCGGCTGCTCGAGGAGGAGGGCATCTTCTACTTCTTCGAGCACGAGCAAGGTGCCCACACGCTGGTGCTGGGAGACGCGCCCTCCGTGCACGAGCCGCTCATCGGCGAGTCACGCCTGGTGTTCCGCGAGAAGGGGCTCATGGTGGCGGGCGCCGAGGCGGTGAACGAGTTCGCCTCCCGGCTGGAGGTGCAGCCCGGCGCGGTGGTGCTGCGGGACTACAACTTCCTGCGGCCCAGCAGCGACCTGAGCGCGGACGCCTCGGCGGATGGTGCCGACGCGGCCTTGGAGGTGTACGACTACCCGGGCCGCTATGAGGACGTGGGAGCCGGGCGCAGCTACTCGAAGATCCGTCTGGAGGAACTACGAGCCAAGGCGGAGACGGCGGCAGGCTCGAGCGCCAGCCGACGGCTGACCCCGGGCTACACGTTCGAGCTGGCCGAGCACCCGACCGGGGCATACGACGGCGAATACCTGGTGCTCTCGGTGGCGCATCGGGGTTCGCAGCCGGAGGTGCTGCCAGGCACGCAAGTGCGCCACGCGGGAGACGGGCACGAGCCGTACCGCAATCACTTCACCTGCCTGCGCAAGACAGTGCCCTTTCGGCCGGAGCGGAAGACACAGAGGCCCTGGCTGCCGGGCCCGCAGACGGCGGTGGTGGTGGGTCCAGCGGGAGAAGAGATCCACACGGACGAGCACGGCCGCATCAAGGTGCAGTTCCACTGGGACCGGGAGGGCAAGGGAGACGACAAAAGCTCGTGCTGGATCCGAGTGAGCCAGGCGTGGGCGGGGCCGGGCTGGGGTGCGCTGTACCTGCCGCGCATCGGCCAGGAGGTGGTGGTGGAGTTCCTGGAGGGAGATCCGGATCGGCCGCTGGTGACCGGGAGCGTGTACAACGGCCACCATCCGCCGCCACTGGATCTGCCGGGAGAGAAGACGAAGAGCACGCTGCGCTCGAACTCGAGCCCGGGAGGAGGAGGCTTCAACGAGCTGCGCTTCGAGGACGCGGCGGGCTCGGAGGAGGTGTTCTTCCACGCGCAAAAGGACTTCAACATCGTCGTGGAGAACGACAAGTCCCAGCAGGTGGGGGGCAACGAGAAGCTGCTGGTGGAGAAGGACCGGAGCCGCGAAGTGCACGGCAACCAATCCTTGAAGGTGACGAAGGACGACTCCTCAGTGATTGGGGGCAACCAGACCCTGGACGTGACGAAGAACCGCTCTACGACGGTGGGGGGCAACCACACGGAATCGGTGGGGGGCAACCAGTCCGTCACGGTGGGCGGGGCGCAGAGCGTGTCGGTGGCGCTGGCCTCGGCGGAGAACATCGGCCTGGCCAAGGCGGTGAACATCGGCGGGGCCTACGCGGTGACGGTGGGCGGGGCGATGAACGAGCTGGTGGGCGGGCTGAAGTCCGAGCAGGTGGGCGGGGCGAAGGTGGAGCTGGTGGGCGCCAAGAAGTCCGAAACGGTGAAGGGCAACCGCACATTGAGCGTGGGCGGGGACGCATCGGAGACGGTGAAGAAGAAGCGCAACCTGAAGGTGGATCAGGACCACCTGCTCAACGTGGGGGGCAAGTACCAGGTGCTGGCCAAGGAGAGCTACGCCATCCAGGGCAAGGAGCTGGTGCTGGCGGCAGAGGACTCGTTCACGCTCCAGGTGGGCAGCGCGACCATCCAGGTGAAGAAGGACGGCAAGGTGGTCATCAAGGGCGGGAAGATCGAAGTCACCGCCTCTGGGGACATGGTGCTGAAGGCCTCGAAGATCTCCGAGAACTGA
- a CDS encoding type VI secretion system Vgr family protein has product MAREHRLVFELQAGPLAAGDLTVTRLSGNEALSELFDFQVEFFPTALEPLDTHELLGTQAALSVRTPEGSERFIHGWVEEVVDVGLRHGRPEYRVRMAPTLRQLRHVRRSRIFQNLSVPDIVAQVLKAGHVEHRLALSGSYPQREYCVQYRETDLDFVLRLLESEGLFFFFEHGPDSHVMVLGDSASAHEPLAGESTLLFRSETGQAPTVGEHITRVALAHRLLPHKVALRDFDFERPTLDLTTQVNETQEVQGLEIYDYPGDYVQPGEGKRLSKVRLEEQRFGVKTLACAGTCHRMLPGATFALAEHPDDELNGELLLVRVRHEGQRQEMVGDAHPVEGSYRNEFLTLPSGIPYRPRRTTRPPVIAGIQTATVVGPSGEETQPDTHGRIKVQFHWDRQGQRNEQSSCWVRVGQAWAGEGWGANFIPRVGQEVVVRFLEGNPDRPLVVGAVYNGNNPPPVALPGEKTKSTQRTDSSVGGGGFNEVRIEDAAGEEEVYLHAQKDENLETLNDKTQTVRGNEQLLVEKDRSREVHGQQSLAVRLEDDSAIDGNQTLTVTGNRDTRIKESHDEGVDGSQSITVGMAHTLNVTQAVAFNVGAAAALNIGAAYSINVALASNTAVGGARLEQIAGLKKVDVGVDWSETVGGNRGSDVLGEVEEEVKGKLLQDTGQDRKDESGRHTFTEVKQETGFSSKELKFKADEAAVVVGDELALLIDKSGTVKIWAKELTVDGSQLKLKGSKIKKESGGSGQSKSFQEVLDPSVAKEGKTYQGDKGPLSPQDAKAFKDGKYTEKVLTKDVQVERLHGGGAFPQGRWVTGGSRPLGLEGKIRMALRPEWGNAASQSSSFTLKAGTKVYEGIVAGQGTGYAGGATQILINVPKTVLEKGGAATGAFLKTVFL; this is encoded by the coding sequence GTGGCTCGTGAACATCGGCTGGTCTTCGAGCTCCAGGCAGGACCCCTCGCGGCGGGGGACCTCACCGTCACCCGCCTGAGCGGTAACGAGGCACTGTCCGAGCTGTTCGACTTCCAGGTCGAGTTCTTCCCCACGGCGCTGGAGCCCCTGGACACCCACGAGCTGCTCGGAACACAGGCGGCCCTCTCGGTGAGAACCCCAGAGGGCTCCGAGCGCTTCATCCACGGCTGGGTGGAGGAGGTGGTGGACGTGGGCCTGCGCCATGGCCGGCCCGAGTACCGCGTCCGCATGGCCCCCACCCTGCGGCAGCTGCGGCATGTCAGGCGCAGCCGCATCTTCCAGAACCTCTCCGTGCCGGACATCGTGGCCCAGGTGCTCAAGGCCGGGCACGTGGAGCACCGGCTGGCACTGTCCGGGAGCTACCCCCAGCGCGAGTACTGCGTGCAGTACCGGGAGACAGACCTGGACTTCGTGCTCCGGCTGCTGGAGTCCGAGGGCCTCTTCTTCTTCTTCGAGCACGGCCCGGACTCGCACGTGATGGTGCTGGGAGACTCGGCCAGCGCGCACGAGCCCCTGGCGGGAGAGTCCACCCTGCTCTTCCGCTCGGAGACGGGCCAGGCGCCCACGGTGGGCGAGCACATCACTCGGGTGGCGCTCGCGCACCGGTTGCTCCCCCACAAGGTGGCGCTCCGGGACTTCGACTTCGAGCGCCCCACGCTGGACCTCACCACCCAGGTCAACGAGACGCAGGAAGTCCAGGGCCTGGAGATCTACGACTACCCGGGCGACTACGTGCAGCCGGGCGAGGGCAAGCGGCTGAGCAAGGTGCGACTGGAGGAGCAGCGCTTCGGCGTGAAGACGCTGGCGTGCGCGGGGACGTGCCACCGGATGCTGCCGGGAGCCACCTTCGCACTGGCGGAGCACCCGGACGACGAGCTGAACGGGGAGCTGTTGCTGGTCCGCGTGCGCCACGAGGGACAGCGCCAGGAGATGGTGGGGGACGCGCATCCGGTAGAGGGCTCCTATCGCAACGAGTTCCTCACACTGCCCTCGGGCATTCCCTACCGTCCCCGGCGCACCACGCGGCCACCCGTCATCGCGGGCATCCAGACGGCCACGGTGGTAGGGCCCTCGGGCGAGGAGACTCAGCCCGACACGCACGGACGCATCAAGGTGCAGTTCCACTGGGACCGGCAGGGACAGCGCAACGAACAGAGCTCCTGCTGGGTGCGCGTGGGGCAAGCCTGGGCGGGCGAGGGCTGGGGGGCCAACTTCATCCCCCGAGTGGGACAGGAGGTGGTGGTCCGGTTCCTGGAGGGCAACCCGGACCGGCCGCTGGTGGTGGGCGCCGTCTACAACGGGAACAACCCGCCGCCGGTGGCGCTGCCCGGCGAGAAGACGAAGAGCACCCAGCGGACGGACTCCAGCGTGGGCGGCGGCGGCTTCAACGAGGTGCGCATCGAGGACGCGGCGGGAGAGGAAGAGGTCTACCTCCACGCGCAGAAGGACGAGAACCTCGAGACGCTCAACGACAAGACGCAGACCGTCCGCGGCAACGAGCAGCTCCTGGTGGAGAAGGATCGCTCTCGCGAGGTGCACGGCCAGCAGTCGCTCGCGGTGAGGCTCGAGGATGACTCCGCCATCGACGGCAACCAGACGCTGACGGTGACAGGGAACCGCGACACCCGGATCAAGGAGAGCCACGACGAGGGAGTGGACGGCTCCCAGAGCATCACCGTGGGCATGGCCCACACCCTGAACGTCACGCAGGCCGTGGCGTTCAACGTGGGGGCCGCGGCGGCGCTCAACATCGGGGCAGCTTACTCGATCAACGTGGCGCTGGCGTCGAACACCGCCGTGGGAGGAGCGCGCCTGGAGCAGATCGCCGGACTGAAGAAGGTGGACGTGGGCGTCGACTGGTCGGAGACGGTCGGAGGCAACCGCGGCAGCGATGTGCTCGGCGAGGTGGAGGAGGAAGTCAAAGGCAAGCTGCTCCAGGACACGGGCCAGGATCGCAAAGACGAGTCCGGCCGCCACACCTTCACCGAGGTGAAGCAGGAGACAGGCTTCAGCTCGAAGGAGCTGAAGTTCAAGGCGGACGAGGCCGCCGTGGTGGTGGGCGACGAGCTGGCACTGCTCATCGACAAGTCCGGCACGGTGAAGATCTGGGCCAAGGAGCTGACGGTCGACGGCTCGCAGCTCAAGCTCAAGGGCAGCAAGATCAAGAAGGAGTCCGGCGGCAGCGGCCAGAGCAAGTCCTTCCAGGAGGTGCTGGATCCCTCGGTGGCGAAGGAGGGCAAGACGTACCAGGGAGACAAGGGACCCCTGTCGCCTCAGGACGCCAAGGCCTTCAAGGATGGCAAGTACACGGAGAAGGTGCTCACGAAAGACGTGCAGGTAGAGCGGCTCCACGGCGGCGGCGCCTTCCCCCAGGGCCGCTGGGTCACCGGAGGCTCCCGGCCCTTGGGACTCGAGGGGAAGATCCGCATGGCGCTGCGCCCCGAGTGGGGCAACGCCGCCTCCCAGTCGAGTTCCTTCACCCTCAAGGCAGGAACCAAGGTGTACGAGGGCATCGTCGCGGGCCAGGGTACGGGCTACGCGGGTGGGGCGACGCAAATCCTCATCAATGTGCCGAAGACTGTGCTGGAGAAGGGGGGCGCCGCGACGGGTGCCTTCCTCAAGACGGTGTTCTTGTAG
- the asnS gene encoding asparagine--tRNA ligase, translating into MQVVSVKKALAGSVPAGSKVEVRGWVRTRRDSKAGISFVNVSDGSAFDPIQVVAPNTLSNYEKEILHLTAGCSVVARGTLVQSQGKGQAFEIQADEVQVLGMVDDPDTYPIQPKQHTLEFLREVAHLRVRTNTFGAITRVRHTAAQAIHRFFHEEGFFWVNTPIITASDAEGAGQMFRVSTLDAVNPPRTPEGKIDWHKDFFGKEAYLTVSGQLNVEAYCLAMSKVYTFGPTFRAENSNTTRHLAEFWMIEPEIAFANLNDDADLAERFLKYVFKAVLAECGPDLKFFEERVQKGVTERLEKFINSSFERIHYTDAIEVLKKAKKKFEYTPEWGKDLQTEHERYLTEEHVGRPVVVMNYPEEIKAFYMRINEDGKTVAAMDVLAPGIGEIIGGSQREERLDVLDKRMEKFGLKPEHYQWYRDLRRYGSVPHAGFGLGFERLIVYICGLQNIRDAIPYPRVPGWAQF; encoded by the coding sequence ATGCAGGTCGTCAGTGTGAAGAAGGCCCTCGCGGGCTCGGTGCCCGCAGGTTCGAAGGTGGAGGTCCGCGGCTGGGTGCGCACGCGCCGCGACTCGAAGGCGGGCATCAGCTTCGTCAACGTGAGCGATGGTTCCGCGTTCGATCCCATCCAGGTGGTCGCGCCGAACACGCTGTCCAACTACGAGAAGGAGATCCTCCACCTCACGGCGGGTTGCTCCGTGGTGGCCCGCGGCACGCTCGTGCAGTCGCAGGGCAAGGGCCAGGCCTTCGAAATCCAAGCCGACGAGGTGCAGGTGCTGGGCATGGTGGACGACCCGGACACCTACCCCATCCAGCCCAAGCAGCACACGCTGGAGTTCCTCCGCGAGGTGGCGCACCTGCGCGTGCGCACCAACACCTTCGGTGCGATTACGCGCGTGCGCCACACGGCGGCGCAAGCCATCCACCGCTTCTTCCACGAGGAGGGCTTCTTCTGGGTCAACACGCCCATCATCACCGCCAGTGACGCCGAGGGCGCCGGGCAGATGTTCCGCGTCTCCACGCTGGATGCGGTGAACCCGCCCCGCACTCCCGAGGGGAAGATCGACTGGCACAAGGACTTCTTCGGCAAGGAGGCCTACCTGACGGTGTCCGGCCAGCTGAACGTGGAGGCCTACTGCCTGGCGATGTCGAAGGTGTACACGTTCGGGCCGACCTTCCGGGCGGAGAACTCGAACACGACGCGGCACCTGGCCGAGTTCTGGATGATCGAGCCGGAGATCGCCTTCGCGAACCTGAACGACGACGCGGACCTGGCCGAGCGCTTCCTGAAGTACGTGTTCAAGGCGGTGCTGGCCGAGTGCGGCCCGGACCTGAAGTTCTTCGAGGAGCGCGTGCAGAAGGGCGTGACGGAGCGCCTGGAGAAGTTCATCAACTCCAGCTTCGAGCGCATCCACTACACCGACGCCATCGAGGTCCTGAAGAAGGCCAAGAAGAAGTTCGAGTACACGCCCGAGTGGGGCAAGGACCTCCAGACCGAGCACGAGCGCTACCTCACCGAGGAGCACGTGGGCCGACCCGTGGTGGTGATGAACTACCCGGAGGAGATCAAGGCCTTCTACATGCGCATCAACGAGGACGGGAAGACGGTGGCGGCGATGGACGTGCTGGCGCCGGGCATCGGAGAGATCATCGGCGGCAGCCAGCGCGAGGAGCGCCTGGACGTGCTGGACAAGCGCATGGAGAAGTTCGGCCTGAAGCCTGAGCACTACCAGTGGTACCGGGATCTGCGGCGCTATGGCTCGGTGCCGCACGCAGGCTTCGGGCTCGGCTTCGAGCGCCTCATTGTCTACATCTGCGGCCTGCAGAACATCCGCGACGCCATCCCCTACCCGCGCGTCCCGGGCTGGGCTCAGTTCTAA
- a CDS encoding HD domain-containing protein: MPTLEDAIALAVEAHRGQRDKAGQTYILHPLRVMMRLETEAERMAAILHDVVEDTPYTLERLRELGYPEEVLGALDCLTKREGETYEAFIERVRPHPLARRVKLADLEDNMDVRRLLTVGPKETERLARYRAAWARLKEA, translated from the coding sequence ATGCCCACCCTGGAAGACGCCATCGCCCTCGCCGTGGAGGCCCACCGGGGCCAGCGAGACAAGGCGGGGCAGACCTACATCCTCCACCCTCTGAGGGTGATGATGCGTCTGGAGACGGAGGCCGAGCGGATGGCGGCCATCCTCCACGACGTGGTGGAGGACACCCCCTACACGCTGGAGCGCCTGCGCGAGCTGGGCTACCCGGAGGAGGTGCTCGGCGCGCTGGACTGCCTGACGAAGCGGGAGGGCGAGACGTACGAGGCCTTCATCGAGCGCGTCCGCCCCCACCCTTTGGCGCGCCGCGTGAAGCTGGCGGACCTGGAGGACAACATGGACGTGCGGCGGCTGCTGACGGTAGGCCCCAAGGAGACCGAGCGGCTGGCCCGCTACCGCGCCGCCTGGGCCCGCCTGAAGGAGGCCTGA
- a CDS encoding peptide chain release factor-like protein has translation MSTSPIRRQAALEALALDEEALLKACEVEYFIASGPGGQHRNTTASGVRLTHPPTELSVTATERRSQVQNKGVALERLREGLKALTFVPKVRRATKPSKGSQKRRLETKKRTGQKKSLRGKKDLW, from the coding sequence ATGAGCACCTCGCCCATCCGCCGTCAGGCCGCCCTGGAAGCCCTCGCGCTCGATGAAGAGGCCCTGCTAAAGGCGTGCGAAGTGGAGTACTTCATCGCCTCGGGACCTGGTGGCCAGCACCGCAACACCACGGCCAGCGGCGTGCGCCTCACCCACCCACCCACCGAGCTGTCCGTCACCGCCACCGAGCGCCGCAGCCAGGTACAGAACAAGGGCGTGGCGCTGGAGCGGCTGCGCGAGGGGCTCAAGGCCCTCACCTTCGTGCCCAAGGTGCGCCGCGCCACCAAGCCCTCCAAGGGCTCGCAGAAGCGGCGCCTGGAGACCAAGAAGCGCACCGGCCAGAAGAAGTCCCTGCGTGGCAAGAAGGACCTCTGGTGA
- a CDS encoding tetratricopeptide repeat protein: MSQSRAGRMPWEMVDVLILTALQAEYDAVLKEDVDALPGSSWERRMGPLGLEVALRTFRGQGGGTLRVAVTRLLEKVGVAPAYAAAPLVRVFSPRCLAIRTEGSALSALASRQDIPYRLVMKGTVEGADLVWSAKVPPMQRPQELVPSSTGDLEALLAPGTRAPPKDGGPVALLDARHASVDFFEPIHAELLQDLQSWCGEDEPVSVRLFHGAAGTGKTRLFIESIQRLRGQGWRAGFLHEAVEPDHFEELLAAASERPTLVVIDRAESLPRLGALLLSVAHRRKAGGPGRFRLALIAREAGGWWELLQRRSLELRKLLKDRLPTEVASIAPSQREAVFEHAAQRFASLLGRTPPASSVAISDPRFDRVLPLHMAALAAVLGKPFTPESLSEALLGEEGAFWGSRVEGGERPFQELVLRSIAAWILTGGASTSEDARALLLLRNLYPGLAAEAGHWEPELLGEALVLRALRREGASAGDWLKRILEGADARAARTAFEVLGRLSAEAPEAGEWIAALLAGAVSVRATAALEAAKAIGQRPAYAALGRELAKALEREGTPLVAELLEASGLPEFVAPLREVSVWVKTTLLNHLPPGETPRARIEQARFRGSLGSLLGMLGRREEALGFVKEAVEHYRQLAAAHPEVFRVDLALGLTDLGVVQGELGQREEALAAMQEAVSIRRTLAEESPREFLPILAVNLNGLARAQSALGRREEALASMQEAVSHYRALAKKRPESFLPELAASLNNLSSMQSALGHKAESQSSIHEAVGHYRTIAKKHPEPYLPELAGSLTNLAIVQGELGQREEALALAQESVALFRQLMEARIEEHLPPFATSLTCLAGALSALGRRDEALSWMLESVAIRRKLAEERPQSFLADLAMSLVNLSVFQNELGRREESLATVKEAAERYRKLAQAYSSAYLPALAVCLSNLAAVQSSLGRNAEALASVQEAVEYYRRLAKVMPAMFLSQLAASLNTLGSVQSGLELWTEALASVQEGVEIRRQLAQEQPQAGLPELALSLSNLGALLSAQGRGEEALAALGEAVDIRRRLAAEHPRAFRSDLATSLNNLGTLQGTLGRTAEALASVREAVGIRRLLAEEHPEAFRPELAVSVATLSQVQKVQGQGAEALASLHEALDIIWPFFLKLPTAFTAFTGTLFQELTTLHAQVGTAPPASLKERLETWSVMLEKARARMH; this comes from the coding sequence TTGAGTCAGAGCAGAGCCGGGCGCATGCCGTGGGAGATGGTGGATGTGCTCATTCTCACCGCCCTCCAGGCTGAGTACGACGCCGTGCTGAAGGAAGACGTCGACGCTCTGCCGGGCAGCTCCTGGGAGCGGCGGATGGGGCCGCTGGGCCTGGAAGTCGCGCTTCGCACCTTCCGTGGGCAGGGCGGCGGGACGCTCCGTGTGGCCGTGACCCGTCTCCTCGAGAAGGTCGGCGTGGCCCCTGCGTATGCCGCGGCTCCGCTCGTGCGCGTCTTTTCGCCTCGGTGTCTGGCGATCCGTACTGAGGGCTCCGCGCTTTCCGCGCTCGCGTCCCGGCAAGACATTCCCTACCGGCTGGTGATGAAGGGGACGGTGGAGGGAGCCGACCTGGTTTGGAGCGCCAAAGTGCCTCCGATGCAGCGCCCCCAGGAACTTGTTCCGAGCAGCACGGGAGACCTGGAGGCGCTTCTCGCCCCTGGTACCCGAGCGCCTCCCAAAGATGGAGGGCCCGTGGCGCTGTTGGATGCGCGCCATGCGTCCGTGGACTTCTTCGAGCCGATCCACGCGGAGCTGCTGCAGGACCTCCAGTCCTGGTGCGGCGAGGACGAGCCCGTCAGTGTCCGGCTCTTCCATGGAGCGGCTGGCACCGGCAAGACGCGTCTGTTCATTGAAAGCATCCAGCGGCTGCGTGGCCAGGGCTGGCGAGCGGGGTTTCTGCACGAGGCGGTGGAGCCGGACCACTTCGAGGAACTGCTGGCTGCGGCCTCCGAGCGGCCCACGCTCGTCGTCATCGATCGGGCAGAGAGCCTTCCTCGGCTGGGTGCGCTGCTCCTGTCCGTGGCGCACCGTCGCAAAGCAGGAGGCCCGGGACGCTTCCGACTGGCCCTCATCGCTCGCGAGGCAGGCGGATGGTGGGAGCTGCTTCAGCGGCGCAGCCTCGAGCTGCGGAAGCTCTTGAAGGATCGCTTGCCGACGGAGGTCGCTTCCATCGCTCCCTCGCAGCGCGAGGCGGTCTTCGAGCACGCGGCTCAGCGGTTCGCCTCCCTCCTGGGACGGACGCCTCCGGCCTCCTCGGTGGCAATCTCCGATCCTCGCTTTGATCGGGTGCTCCCCCTTCACATGGCTGCGTTGGCCGCAGTCCTCGGGAAGCCTTTCACGCCAGAGTCTCTGAGCGAGGCGCTTCTGGGCGAAGAGGGGGCATTCTGGGGCTCTCGGGTGGAGGGAGGCGAGCGGCCATTCCAAGAGCTGGTCCTGCGTTCCATCGCTGCGTGGATCCTCACGGGCGGTGCTTCGACCTCGGAGGATGCGCGAGCGCTGCTCCTTCTGCGAAACCTGTACCCAGGGCTCGCTGCGGAAGCTGGGCACTGGGAGCCAGAGCTGCTCGGTGAGGCGCTGGTGTTGAGGGCGCTGCGTCGAGAAGGAGCGTCGGCGGGGGATTGGTTGAAGCGGATCCTTGAAGGCGCGGACGCGCGAGCGGCTCGCACCGCCTTCGAGGTGCTCGGGCGTTTGTCCGCAGAGGCCCCTGAGGCTGGGGAGTGGATCGCGGCGCTGCTTGCGGGTGCTGTCAGCGTGCGGGCCACCGCTGCGCTGGAAGCGGCGAAGGCGATTGGACAGCGCCCCGCTTACGCTGCCTTGGGCCGTGAGCTCGCCAAGGCCCTTGAGCGCGAGGGCACACCCCTGGTGGCGGAGTTGCTCGAAGCGTCCGGGCTCCCGGAGTTCGTGGCACCCCTGCGCGAGGTCTCCGTCTGGGTCAAGACCACGCTGCTGAACCACCTCCCTCCGGGCGAGACTCCGCGCGCACGAATCGAACAAGCGAGGTTCCGTGGCAGCTTGGGCTCATTGCTGGGAATGCTCGGGCGGCGCGAGGAGGCGCTGGGCTTCGTGAAGGAGGCCGTGGAGCACTATCGCCAGCTGGCTGCCGCGCACCCGGAGGTCTTCCGCGTGGACCTTGCCCTGGGACTGACGGACCTGGGCGTCGTGCAGGGCGAGCTTGGCCAGCGTGAGGAGGCCCTGGCAGCCATGCAAGAGGCGGTGTCGATCCGCCGCACCCTCGCGGAGGAGTCCCCGAGGGAGTTCCTCCCCATCCTCGCGGTGAACCTGAATGGCCTCGCCAGGGCTCAGAGCGCCCTGGGTCGCAGGGAGGAGGCCCTGGCCTCCATGCAGGAGGCGGTGAGCCACTACCGCGCGCTCGCCAAGAAGCGCCCGGAGTCCTTCCTCCCCGAGCTGGCCGCGAGCCTCAACAACCTGAGCTCCATGCAGAGCGCCCTGGGCCACAAGGCTGAGTCCCAGTCCTCCATCCATGAGGCCGTGGGCCACTACCGCACGATCGCCAAAAAGCACCCCGAGCCATACCTCCCCGAGCTGGCTGGCAGTCTGACGAACCTCGCCATCGTCCAGGGCGAGCTGGGGCAGCGCGAGGAGGCCCTGGCCCTCGCGCAAGAGTCCGTGGCCCTCTTCCGTCAGCTCATGGAGGCCCGCATCGAGGAGCACCTGCCTCCGTTCGCGACGAGCCTCACCTGCCTCGCGGGCGCTCTGAGCGCGCTGGGCCGCCGGGACGAGGCGCTCTCCTGGATGCTGGAGTCCGTGGCCATCCGCCGCAAGCTGGCCGAGGAGCGTCCCCAGTCGTTCCTCGCGGATCTCGCCATGAGCCTGGTCAATCTCAGCGTTTTCCAGAACGAGCTGGGCCGCCGCGAGGAATCCCTCGCCACGGTGAAGGAGGCCGCCGAGCGCTACCGCAAGCTGGCCCAGGCGTACTCGTCAGCGTACCTCCCCGCCCTGGCCGTCTGTCTGAGCAACCTCGCGGCGGTGCAGAGCTCCCTGGGCCGCAACGCGGAGGCCCTGGCCTCGGTCCAGGAGGCCGTGGAGTATTACCGCCGGCTCGCCAAGGTGATGCCAGCCATGTTCCTCTCGCAGCTCGCCGCGAGCCTCAACACCCTCGGCAGCGTGCAGAGCGGCCTGGAGCTGTGGACCGAGGCCCTGGCCTCCGTGCAGGAGGGCGTGGAGATCCGCCGCCAGCTCGCCCAGGAGCAGCCCCAGGCGGGACTCCCCGAGCTGGCGCTGAGCTTGAGCAACCTGGGCGCGCTGCTGAGCGCCCAGGGCCGAGGAGAGGAGGCCCTCGCCGCGCTCGGAGAGGCCGTGGACATCCGCCGCCGGCTGGCCGCGGAGCACCCGCGGGCCTTCCGCTCCGACTTGGCCACCAGCCTCAACAACCTGGGCACCCTGCAGGGCACCCTGGGCCGTACTGCGGAGGCGCTGGCCTCGGTGCGGGAGGCGGTGGGCATCCGTCGCCTGCTCGCCGAGGAGCACCCCGAGGCCTTTCGTCCGGAGCTGGCCGTGAGCGTCGCCACCTTGAGCCAGGTTCAGAAGGTCCAGGGCCAGGGAGCCGAGGCGCTGGCCTCGCTGCACGAGGCGCTCGACATCATCTGGCCCTTCTTCCTCAAGCTGCCCACCGCCTTCACCGCCTTCACCGGCACCCTCTTTCAGGAGCTCACCACCCTCCATGCGCAGGTGGGCACGGCGCCGCCCGCCTCCTTGAAGGAGCGCCTGGAGACCTGGAGCGTGATGCTGGAGAAGGCCCGTGCCCGGATGCACTGA